The Pseudofrankia inefficax genome window below encodes:
- a CDS encoding glycoside hydrolase family 15 protein, translating to MASLIEDYALIGDTHSAALVSRDGSIDWLCLPRFDSPACFSALLGDEDAGRWRIAPVDPVESVVRRYRGDTLVLETDMTTVTGTVRITDAMLPRAGAHTVLRLVEGLSGTVRMRSEARFRFDYGSIVPWVRRRDEHTVTAIAGPDAVTLRTTAPMESHDLATFAEFEVAAGQAVPFSLSWYPSHQPTPPPPAVRQMIAETEAWWTDWMAGCTYDGLYQSAVRRSLITLKALTFAPTGGIVAAVTTSLPEHIGGVRNWDYRYCWLRDATITLLALLDAGFTSEALAWREWLLRAVGGDPSRVQIMYGVAGERRLPEYEVSWLPGYEGSAPVRVGNAAVDQFQLDVYGEVLDALHVARMATEVDGRDDAWGLQTKLMEFLETGWRKPDEGIWEVRGPRRHFTHSKVMAWVAADRAVKGIIESGLPGPVERWAALRDEIHHEVCERGFDPERGTFTQYYGSTELDAALLYMPLVGFLPATDPRVVGTVSAIERELLEDGFVNRYPTAEDGAVDGLPAGEGAFLACTFWLADNYALSGRVREAQELFERLLALRNDVGLLAEEYDPRLGRMTGNFPQAFSHVPLVNTARTLTDALGGMPRSRIDRAYPPGHFFG from the coding sequence GTGGCATCGCTCATCGAGGACTACGCCCTGATCGGCGACACGCATTCGGCGGCGCTGGTCTCCCGGGACGGCTCGATCGACTGGCTGTGCCTGCCACGTTTCGACTCGCCGGCCTGCTTCTCCGCGCTGCTCGGCGACGAGGACGCCGGCCGGTGGCGGATCGCCCCGGTCGACCCGGTCGAGTCGGTGGTCCGCCGCTACCGGGGCGACACCCTGGTGCTGGAGACGGACATGACCACCGTCACCGGCACGGTCCGCATCACCGACGCCATGCTGCCCAGGGCCGGCGCCCACACCGTGCTGCGGCTGGTCGAGGGCCTGTCCGGCACGGTCCGGATGCGCAGCGAGGCGCGGTTCCGGTTCGACTACGGCTCGATCGTGCCGTGGGTGCGCCGCCGCGACGAGCACACGGTGACCGCGATCGCCGGCCCGGACGCCGTCACCCTGCGCACGACCGCGCCGATGGAGAGCCACGACCTGGCGACGTTCGCCGAGTTCGAGGTCGCCGCCGGGCAGGCCGTCCCGTTCTCGCTGAGCTGGTACCCGTCGCACCAGCCGACCCCGCCGCCGCCCGCCGTCCGCCAGATGATCGCCGAGACCGAGGCGTGGTGGACCGACTGGATGGCCGGCTGCACCTACGACGGCCTGTACCAGTCCGCCGTGCGCCGCTCGCTGATCACGCTGAAGGCGCTGACGTTCGCCCCGACCGGTGGGATCGTGGCCGCCGTCACGACCTCGCTGCCCGAGCACATCGGCGGCGTGCGCAACTGGGACTATCGCTACTGCTGGCTGCGGGACGCCACGATCACCCTGCTGGCCCTGCTCGACGCGGGGTTCACCAGCGAGGCGCTGGCCTGGCGGGAGTGGCTGCTGCGCGCGGTCGGCGGTGACCCGTCCCGCGTCCAGATCATGTACGGGGTGGCCGGTGAGCGGCGGCTGCCCGAGTACGAGGTCTCCTGGCTGCCCGGCTACGAGGGCTCGGCCCCGGTCCGGGTCGGGAACGCGGCCGTCGACCAGTTCCAGCTCGACGTCTACGGCGAGGTCCTCGACGCGCTGCACGTCGCCAGGATGGCCACCGAGGTCGACGGCCGGGACGACGCCTGGGGCCTGCAGACCAAGCTGATGGAGTTCCTGGAGACCGGCTGGCGCAAGCCCGACGAGGGAATCTGGGAGGTCCGCGGCCCGCGCCGCCACTTCACCCACTCGAAGGTGATGGCCTGGGTGGCGGCCGACCGCGCGGTCAAGGGCATCATCGAGTCCGGCCTGCCGGGGCCGGTGGAGCGCTGGGCCGCGCTTCGGGACGAGATCCACCACGAGGTCTGCGAGCGCGGCTTCGACCCCGAACGGGGCACCTTCACCCAGTACTACGGCTCCACCGAGCTGGACGCCGCGCTACTCTACATGCCGCTCGTCGGCTTCCTGCCGGCCACCGACCCGCGCGTCGTCGGCACGGTCAGCGCGATCGAGCGGGAGCTGCTGGAGGACGGCTTCGTCAACCGCTACCCGACGGCCGAGGACGGCGCCGTCGACGGCCTGCCCGCCGGCGAGGGGGCGTTCCTGGCCTGCACCTTCTGGCTAGCGGACAACTACGCGCTGTCCGGCCGGGTCCGCGAGGCCCAGGAGCTGTTCGAGCGGCTGCTGGCACTGCGCAACGACGTCGGCCTGCTCGCCGAGGAGTACGACCCCCGGCTCGGGCGGATGACCGGCAACTTCCCGCAGGCGTTCAGCCACGTTCCGCTGGTCAACACCGCGCGGACACTGACCGACGCGCTGGGCGGCATGCCGCGGTCCCGGATCGACCGTGCTTACCCGCCTGGCCACTTCTTCGGCTGA
- a CDS encoding cation:proton antiporter regulatory subunit, translating into MQIEETALPGIGLRHEFTTRAGRRVGVVSHHKGRRELVIYDAEDPDAVADAVALTAEEGDVLSELLGAPHIVEKLANLNKVFAGLVGERIRISADSPYAGRLLGDTQARTRTGASIVAVVRDQEVLASPRPDFRFAPDDVVVVVGTPENTAAVADLFRTG; encoded by the coding sequence GTGCAGATCGAGGAGACCGCGCTGCCCGGGATCGGGTTGCGGCATGAGTTCACGACCCGGGCTGGGCGTCGGGTGGGGGTGGTGTCGCATCACAAGGGCCGCCGCGAGTTGGTGATCTATGACGCGGAGGATCCGGACGCGGTCGCGGACGCGGTGGCGTTGACGGCGGAGGAGGGCGACGTGCTCTCGGAGCTGTTGGGGGCGCCGCACATCGTGGAGAAGCTGGCGAATCTGAACAAGGTGTTCGCGGGTCTGGTCGGGGAGCGGATTCGGATCTCGGCGGATTCTCCGTACGCGGGCCGGTTGTTGGGGGACACCCAGGCCCGGACGCGTACTGGTGCGTCGATCGTGGCGGTCGTGCGTGACCAGGAGGTTCTTGCCTCGCCTCGTCCGGATTTCCGGTTCGCCCCCGACGACGTCGTGGTGGTCGTCGGGACCCCGGAGAACACCGCCGCCGTCGCGGATCTCTTCCGCACGGGCTGA